Proteins encoded together in one Thermoplasmatales archaeon BRNA1 window:
- a CDS encoding Archaeal fructose-1,6-bisphosphatase and related enzymes of inositol monophosphatase family yields the protein MISVEGIRMPMERILSEVISLAEQAGNMMLDDSGITVENKATKENYVTSMDVKIEGFLREKLTSLIPGSFFLGEEGDPVSEGEKEYMWIVDPIDGTANFARGIRMSVVSIGLAHFGELVLGVVRHPHLGETYSAVKGNGAFLNGEPIHVSDRTKEHCMVSLAWSTYNKKLAPMCFEVSQRLYGVCEDLRRIGTAAYELCQVAKGSEDMLFEIRLAPWDYAGAAVILREAGGVISSVDGDVSLTHSCTVMAANTAGNHEFLSSVVKDVLENFRVTE from the coding sequence TTGATATCCGTTGAAGGAATCCGCATGCCGATGGAAAGAATCCTCTCCGAAGTGATATCCCTGGCCGAACAGGCGGGAAACATGATGCTCGACGATTCCGGGATCACCGTTGAGAATAAGGCTACCAAGGAGAACTACGTAACTTCCATGGATGTGAAGATCGAAGGATTCCTCCGCGAGAAGCTCACCTCCCTGATCCCCGGATCGTTCTTCCTCGGGGAGGAGGGAGATCCCGTCTCTGAGGGCGAGAAGGAGTACATGTGGATCGTGGATCCCATCGACGGAACTGCGAACTTCGCACGCGGCATCCGCATGAGTGTTGTCTCCATAGGTCTGGCACATTTCGGGGAACTTGTTTTGGGAGTGGTCCGCCACCCCCACCTCGGCGAGACCTACAGCGCCGTGAAGGGCAACGGGGCGTTCCTCAACGGCGAACCCATCCATGTCTCCGACCGCACCAAGGAGCACTGCATGGTGTCCCTCGCCTGGTCCACATACAACAAGAAGCTCGCACCCATGTGCTTCGAGGTCTCTCAGCGCCTCTACGGTGTCTGCGAGGACCTGCGCAGGATCGGCACCGCCGCATACGAGCTCTGCCAGGTCGCGAAGGGTTCCGAAGACATGCTCTTCGAGATCCGCCTCGCCCCGTGGGATTATGCCGGCGCCGCGGTAATCCTCAGGGAAGCGGGAGGAGTCATCTCCTCCGTTGACGGCGACGTGAGCCTCACTCATTCCTGCACCGTGATGGCCGCCAACACCGCCGGGAACCATGAGTTCCTGAGCTCGGTAGTGAAGGACGTGCTCGAGAATTTCAGGGTCACCGAGTGA